The genomic stretch TTCCCCCTGTCCAAAGGCTCCGGACCTCTCCCTCCTGTGAACAGCCTACAGCAACAAAGACATCGGCAGATCGAGTCTCTCAAAGCTGCTCATCCGAGGTAACGTGGATGGCAACCGGTCACTCAGAACCGGTCACCCGGTGCTGCCGTATAACTTGTTAACAGTAATGTTAATTTATTATCTTAAACAGAGATTGGTCAGCTGTTTCTGGCTACTGGTGTCATTAACGACAACATGTTGTCCgagagcacacgcacacacggtGTGTTTACTTAGCATAGCTAGCCACTTGGCTGACAGTTGAGTTACAAGAAGTACGTTAGGCTTACATATAGCTCAATGCCTTTATTCTTGCACGCGTTTATAGCTGCCATCCTTAAGATATGTCAAAATAACAGAGTCGCGATATTACGTGAACCAACAGCCACTGCTTTTATGTGCTCCTCTGTGGACACCGAGTGGCTAATGTTTGCTAACCTTTCCAcgtagctaactagctagttaGGTATGATCTGACAGGGCGctgttagctggctagctaatCAAGTCAGATGGTGACAGTTACAGTGTCTATATTTAGGATTGATGACACACGTTGTAGCTGGCCTGATATATCTTGTGATCGTTCTAGTGTTCCCTCGAACTTGTCACGCCTGTAGTTTTAGGAGGAGCTAGCTAATTAGATGTGGAGATTAAAGTATTAGCCTTTGTTTACTTTAATAGAATTGCACGGGCCATAGAGGCTAATGTACTGTGGTTAATGCTGCTCATGGCGTGTCGATGATGTCAAAGTATGAGTCAGTGGGAGAAcaagtttcatactgtttgaaGACTGTGAGCAGGCAGAGCCTATAAACAGGCCATAGCAGACTTCTGTAGGGGGAAATGATTATATCAGGCATaatgtgtacagtacagtacagtacagattGTTCAAAAATCTGATATAAATTTTGGAACCAGTGTCAACATTACTCAGCAATACATTTCTATGCATTTCGTCAACTGTCTGATATCATCATGACTGCAGTAAACACTATGGTTTTACAGTTATTGCCTGCAGTAACAGCTGGCAAATATCACTGGTCGAGTGTAGTCATGTGTTGTATGTGGATCAGCATTGGGCAAAGTTGTGACTACAGATACTGGTATTATCTGTATGATTTTAagataagtaaaaaaaaattgtcgttAGTCAAGTTTCTTGAATTCAGGTTCTCTTACAAGCTCggataaagggaaaaaaatagtaataaaacTTTTAGATTGTACAGCACACTCTGTTATAGGTCCAGTTCGCCTGGAAAACCGTGTTCTGCTTCATAACACTATACTTATTAGCCAAACAACATTAAATGAATCAAATTGCAGATGTAATATAATTTTCGATGGGTAAGGGATTAAGCATATAGAGTCATTGCGCAAGGTTAATCATGGAAGGCCTCTCTTTGTGACTGTTTCCAAACTAGCAGAAGTTGAATTAACATTGATAAAGGATGTATGTGTACTACATTTCCTAAATGTGCTGATCAAGACAACAGATCAAAGATTACAGACCATGACATTTCTGTATTACTGTTTCCCAACAGCCTCGCAGAAATCCAGAAAGATGTCGAGTACAGAATACCATTCACAGTCAACAACTCCACCATTAGTGTTAATGTGTAAGTAAAGTTTCTCACGCATGGTCATAATATCAAATGCAGGCCGTGTGCTCGATTCACAGTCACTTATCATATTCTCTGTTCTATTTTCCTTAGTCTGCTGCCTCCTCAGTTCCCCCAGGAGAAGCCGGTGGTTAGCGTCTACCCCCCTGTTGGTCATCATTTAGTGGACAGCAATAATGGCACCATGATCACCAGCCCCCTCATCAATAATGTAagtagttgttttgtttcttctgatTCCTAATCTTGGTTTCTTAAAGGGGTTCCATGGGATCCAGGGGTTGTGTTCTTACAAATCTGTGATCTGAAATCATTCAAGAAAACCACCAGTGACCAATGTTGCTTAGTTTTAAAACTGTCAACATACTCAGTGACATGAATGTTCTTGCTGTTTTCTCCACTGTTAAATTAACCTCACCTCATGGTTTCATTGTTAAGGGATTCACAGCAAATAAAGaacagcactgaaacagtatCACCCTGGCACAACGGCAGGTTGAAAAGGGGGAATATCATGACTCCCAGCTGTATCCATAATCAATAAATGTcaccaaaactgaaactgaaatgattAGTCACAGTAAAAAGCTTTCTGTAGCTGATTGTTGCAAGATACAGTCACATGTGACTAGTGCTTCTTTCAGCACAGAATAAGCAAGAGTCAGTCCTTGCTCTTACTGCGTCGTCAGTTCAAATGTTTCCATGATTCCATCATTATGCTGGTGTCTGATCATCTTTGTTTGTGGAGCATTTGTTTGACTACTTGATATCCCTCCCGGCAACTATCTCTCATTTCTGTACCAAAACCAGGATACGAGCTTATCCAGGTTTCTGGTACAAGAATGTGATGTTTATACACAAATAGCTGCAGTTGAAATAGAGATGGGGGAGAAATCTGATTACTGCCCAGCTGCATGTAAACATGGGTTTTCCCCTAATCAAGTGAATCTTCCCCTGATTCTTATAATAACATACAAACGTAGTGTTCAACTCTTGCAATATGAACTTCTTTTTTATCTTTCCTGGTTGTTTGATATTTAATGTAACCTTTGTTAGGTCAAACTGTGGTTTTATAAGTGATGATGTTCTTAGTTTCCTCCaagtatttttagttttttgttgatGTGTATGTTGTAGTTTGGAATGCACTCAGATCTGGGTAAGGTCATTCAGAGTCTGCTGGATGAGTTCTGGAAGAGTCCCCCTGCATTGATGTCCAGTGGCCCTGCTGGCTTTCCATAGTGAGTGTGCTCTTTCATTCATGGACATTTGTCTCGAAGTATTTTCTCATTATAACAGGAAGTTCAAGTGTTGCGTAACTTAAGTTTAATTTAAGTATTTTTGCAGTAATACTTTTTTATGGGCATTGCAGTAAATAAGTAGCCCTAAAACCAAGTTCATTATTATAATGGAAATTTGGGGCAATATTATGTaactttgtcatgtttttttactATCAGACATATTGTGTTAAACTAGAACCTGTGTGCCTTTTCCTGAATATTCACGGTTGAAATGGCCTGTCTAGTGGCTTCCCAGGATCCCACAATGAAGCTAGTAAATAAAATAGTCACTGTAAAGACAACTATTAAAGTAGCTTGTAAAAATGTTCTCTGAAAATAAAtttaacatgtgtgtgttttttggttttatccCCAAGTGAAATaatcttttttccttctcccaTGTTCATGCAGCAATATGTACAAGCCTCCTTACCCCACTCAGGCTTTCCACTATGGATCTCGCCACATGGGTCCCAGTCACACGCCGCCTGCTGGTCCAGGCCCAGCTCCGTCTCCAGCTCCCATGCCTCACCCTGGGGCCGAAAGTGCCCATGGACACCCTCGAGCTCCAGCCCCGTATGGACTGATATCTGACCTGCCACTGCCTGTTCCCACTGGAGACTCCCAGGTACAACGCATAATATACACAAGTGGGTTGGTAGAAGGAAGCGGTGATAGCATTTCAAACATTAAAACTCTGACAGCCAAGAGAAGTAAGAGGCTGGCTTTCAGATTAAAGTATCTATCCCTACAAACTGATCGGCCATGTTCAGATAATTATGTTGTGAGTTGCTTATACTACCACTGTCTGTTTCAGGCTGGACTGAACGGACACATTTACAAGATGCCTGAGATTCCCGAGTCTTTTCCTGAACTCTGTGACATGAAGTACAGTATCCCAAATATTCTTGACATGAAAAGTATTTTGATTGAGATCTGAAAACTTTCTTTTGGTTCCATTACATTTATGTCTTTGTTCCTTTCTCCTCTTACCTACTGCGACACATCTGCCACCTTCTGCTGCGCCACTTTCCAGTCTAATGCAGTTGTCAAGCATGTCTGAAAACGAGGACGTGTTACTGGAGTTCTTTGTGAGTTTGCCACAACTCAAGCAGATCACCAATGATAAAGAAGAACTTGTCACCAGTATAGTGGACATGGCGAGTAAGTTGCTCTTCGACACCTGATCTGAAGGTTTTGATGGTTATAACTATGAAAGAGAAGTTAGAATTAAGTTGAGCTTTCCTGATATTTGTGCACCCGTTTGTCATTTACAGAGAAAAACCTTCAGATGGAGCCACAGCTCgaaggaaaaagacaagaaatgcTCTACAAGGTCATATATTACATCTCATATCTTGTGCTCT from Sparus aurata chromosome 1, fSpaAur1.1, whole genome shotgun sequence encodes the following:
- the vps37a gene encoding vacuolar protein sorting-associated protein 37A produces the protein MNWLFPLSKGSGPLPPVNSLQQQRHRQIESLKAAHPSLAEIQKDVEYRIPFTVNNSTISVNVLLPPQFPQEKPVVSVYPPVGHHLVDSNNGTMITSPLINNFGMHSDLGKVIQSLLDEFWKSPPALMSSGPAGFPYNMYKPPYPTQAFHYGSRHMGPSHTPPAGPGPAPSPAPMPHPGAESAHGHPRAPAPYGLISDLPLPVPTGDSQAGLNGHIYKMPEIPESFPELCDMNLMQLSSMSENEDVLLEFFVSLPQLKQITNDKEELVTSIVDMAKKNLQMEPQLEGKRQEMLYKYEQLTQMKSAFETRMQRQHDLSESCSLSTLQARLKVAAHQAEEESEETAENFLEGRTDIDEFLTSFMEKRTLCHSRRAKEEKLQQSINTHGPFPTSH